The genomic interval TAGCACTCAGGTCTCGATTGATACAGAAAAAGTGCCTTCGGAATGAGTATTGCGAAGGCGTTATTTCTTTGCGTGTCGATAGAGCATGACGTTGACAGGTTCTCGCGTCACCATGCCTTCGCTCATGATGTCGCTCAGGTGATCGAGCAGACTGTCGAGACGGTCAGGGTGTTCAACTATTTCTACGACAACGGGCAAGTCTTCTGACAATCGGAGGATTTTGGTTGTGTGGATACGGCTGTTGGCACCGAATCCGCTCATGCCGCGAAAAACCGTGGCTCCGGCCAGCCCTAACTGTCTGGCTTCTTTGACGATGGCTTCGGCTAAAGGCATCCCTTTATGCTTGTCATCTTCACCAATGTAGATTCTAATTCGTTCAGCTTTTTCGAGCAGTTTCATGCAGACCTCCCAAGTGAAGCATTAGAGTAATCGACCAAGGGCGATGCCCGTGAGAACAAGTGCGAGTCCCACAATGCTCTGACCAACGACATTGAGGAGAGCGGTGAGCATCTGGCCGTATTTAACCAGCTCGGCGGTCTCGAACATATAGGTCGAAAAAGTGGTGAATGCGCCCATGAATCCCGTCAATACGAGCAGCCTGATTTCACTGCCCGGAAGCAGCCGATTTTCGAAAAATCCCCAAACCGCTCCAAAAAGCAGACAACCAAGCGCATTTACGGTAAATGTCCCAAGGGGAAATGATCCACCAATCATGCGTTGGGCGACCCCGGACAACCAATAACGGGACATGGTCCCAGCCGCGCCACCAAGGGAAAGATAGAGTAATTTTGTGAACATTTCGTTATCCTCATGGCGTGTATAGCAATTCAATGGGAGAAAGCCAATGGTCCTTGAATGTGAGTTGAAATTCTTACGGGTAGACTTGGAGTCTTTGAGTCTCCGTTTGCAGGAAGCCGGGGCAACACATCTGGGGAAATATTTTGAATCAAATCTGGTCTTTGATGATGCCGAAAGATCGCTGAAGCAACACTCGATTTTGTTGAGGCTTCGGCACAAGCAGGGTAAAGCCATTTTGACGGTTAAGCGACCTCCTCTGGTCGAGGTCCCGTCTTCTCTCAAAGTTTTTGATGAAATAGAGACGCGGGTCGGGGATTTTTTGACCATGAAGACTGCGTTGGAAGTGATCGGGTTCAAGGTGT from Pseudodesulfovibrio sp. JC047 carries:
- the crcB gene encoding fluoride efflux transporter CrcB, whose amino-acid sequence is MFTKLLYLSLGGAAGTMSRYWLSGVAQRMIGGSFPLGTFTVNALGCLLFGAVWGFFENRLLPGSEIRLLVLTGFMGAFTTFSTYMFETAELVKYGQMLTALLNVVGQSIVGLALVLTGIALGRLL
- a CDS encoding DUF190 domain-containing protein, with protein sequence MKLLEKAERIRIYIGEDDKHKGMPLAEAIVKEARQLGLAGATVFRGMSGFGANSRIHTTKILRLSEDLPVVVEIVEHPDRLDSLLDHLSDIMSEGMVTREPVNVMLYRHAKK
- a CDS encoding class IV adenylate cyclase, giving the protein MVLECELKFLRVDLESLSLRLQEAGATHLGKYFESNLVFDDAERSLKQHSILLRLRHKQGKAILTVKRPPLVEVPSSLKVFDEIETRVGDFLTMKTALEVIGFKVFFSYEKIREQWRFMDCVICLDLLPFGCFVEIEGTEAAVHACAKAIGLDGHETTTKTYHTLNRIDRQAKGLASDESFVFADEVRARLVAQLEKE